The uncultured Bacteroides sp. genome includes the window CATTTCCCCACTCTAAGAGAAAAATATTAATTAAAAAAATAAATAATGGCAATTACGACATTGTTATAGGTGTCCATGCATTTCTCTCATTGCATTTGGCAAGTATAGTAAAATACATTAAACCCAAGGTTATTGGATGGATGCATAATTCGTACAGCGCATTTTTTGAAAACAGAGGACTGTTTTTATGGAATCAAAAAAAACAATTTCAATATGAAATACCCCGACTTAATGCCGTTGTGGTACTGACAAAAAGTGACAGAGAATTGTACAATAAAAATATGAATATAGATGCAATTAGCATCTACAACCCGTTAACCTTGGCGCCAATAGGGAAAGGGAATAGTAAATTCAGAAAATTCCTGGCTATAGGAAGATTTTCTCATTTAGCAAAAGGGTTTGATATTTTAATAGAAGCATTCGCTTTATTTGCAAAACACACACCGGATTGGACACTAGATATAGTAGGCGAAGGACCCGAAGAAGACAAATTGAGAAAGCTGATTTATAAATACGAATTAGAGAATAGAATAAACATACTTCCATTCACTAAAAATATTCAAAAGCACTATGCCTCGGCAAGTATTTTTGTGTTGAGTTCACGATGGGAGGGCTTTGGACTTGTGCTAGTGGAGGCGATGGCTCATTATCTTCCAATCATTGCATCTGACCTCCCTGTTGTTAAAGAATTACTGGGAGAGACTGATAATTGTCTCATTTTCAGAAATGAAGATGTTAACGATTTAGCAGCTAAGATGCTTTTTATTGTAAAAAGAGAAGACTTAGATGAAATGGGAGAGAAATCTTATGCTATAGCTAAAACATTTCAGATAGATAACATTATACAACAATGGGAGAATATAATTACTGAAATTAGCAACTGATTATCATAAACATCAACATGCAATCTACAAAAAACATACTGTTTTCGGGAGTATTTTATACTGCAGTAGCCCGATATTCGGGCATAGTAATATCGCTTATAGTAACAGCCGTATTATCAAGAATGCTTTCGCCGGACGATTTTGGTGTAGTGGCAATAGCTACGGTTATTATTAGTTTCTTCAGCATTTTTACAGATATGGGAATATCGCCTGCAATCATTCAGAATAAAAATCTCACGGAGCACGATCTTTCGGATTTGTTTTCATTTACTGCTTGGGCAGGTTGCGGCATATCAATGCTTTTTTTTCTTGCTTCATGGCCTATCGCTGCTTGGTATGGCACCCCAATATTGCGAACATTGTGTCAATTTCTGGCTATAGATCTTTTCTTTTCATCTGCTAATATAGTACCAAATGCACTTTTCCATAAAAATAAAGAATTCAAATTCATCGCATGGAGAAGTTTTATTATTCAAATAGCTGGTGGAACGTTAGCTGTGGGGGTAGCACTAGCAGGAGGCGGACTTTATGCTTTAATTATTAATCCTATATTATCGAGCGCTCTTCTATTTGCCATTTCCATCCGTAAATATCCACAAAAAGCAAGATGGACTTGGGGGCTGGGAGCATTACGAAAAATATTCAGTTACTCAGCTTATCAATTTTTATTTAATGTAATCAATTATTTCAGCCGTAATCTTGATAAACTATTTATAGGCAAATACATGGGAATGACTCCGCTGGGATATTATGAAAAATCTTATCGTTTAATGATGCTTCCTCTACAAAATATCACTTATGTCATAACCCCTGTAATGCATCCGGTGCTTAGTGATTTCCAAAAAGATATCAATAAATTATCATCATCATACGAAAGGATAGTTCACCTTTTGGCTTTTATGGGCATACCACTAAGTGTCTTTTTATTTTTTAATGCAGAAGAAATTACGCTAATTATCTTTGGTAATCAATGGATGCCATCCGTACCTATATTTCGCATTTTAAGTTTATCTGTAGGAGTACAAATCATACTATCCTCTTCAGGCTCCATCTTTCAAGCATCGGGAGATACACGTAGCTTATTTGTATGCGGATTATTCTCTTCCATACTTAATGTTACAGGAATGTTAATAGGCATATTTGTTTTTGGCACGCTAGAGGCTGTCGCTACATGTATATGCATTACTTTCACTACAAATTTCTTGCAATGCTATTGGCAAATGTATCATGTTACCTTTAAACAACGTAACCTGATACGCTTTGCAAAACAACTAATATCTCCTCTTATTGTGAGTGGTATATTAGTCATAATATTGCTATTAGTAACTAACATATTTAGTGATATGAATATTTTTCTTAATCTTGCCTTGAAAGCAATCCTTTTTATCATTATATTTGGGTGTTACATACAATTTACAAATGAATATGATTTAATTGGAAAAGTCAAAAAACTGATAAAGCGATGAAAATAGTCTACTTAATGCCCGAATTGGTAGGTGCTGGGGGCGCCGATAGAGTCATAATAGAGAAAGCCAACTATTTTGCCAAACAATTTGGTTACGAAGTATACCTTATAACCACTTATCAAAAAAACAGACCTTTTTTTTATAGGCCTGATGATGAAGTCAAATATATTGATTTGAATATAGACTTCCCGTCTCAGTATAATCATTCCATATTAAAAAGAGGGATAATATATTTCCAACTAATAAGAGAATACAAAACAAAACTAAGCAAAATATTAAATGACATTAAACCTGATTTTACAATAACAACTATAAATAGAGACATCGATGTACTGCATTCCATAAACGATGGGAGTAAGAAAATTGCAGAAGCTCATGTTTCAAAAGATTTCGCAAGAAATTTACATCAATTCAGCAACCGGGGAATGCTATACAAACTTATTGGTTATTTCTTAAAAAAAAGAGTATGGAAATCAATAAGAAAATTTGATGGATTAGTTGTTCTTACACATGAAGATGCGCAAAGGTGGCAAAAGATAAAACAAGCAACCGTGATACCCAATGCACTGCCTTTTTATCCGGAACAAAGCAGTAACTGCAAAGAAAAGAAAATAATAAGTGTAGGAAGAATAGCCGAGCAAAAAGGATATGACCTGCTACTAGAAGCCTGGGAAATAGTTATTGAGAAACATCCTGACTGGAGTATATACATATATGGCGATGGAGAATTGCAGGAAGAGTTATCAAATGCTATTGATCATAAAAAATTAGATGAGTCATTTAAGATAGTAGCCCCAACAAAAAATATTATAAGTAAATACTTAGAAAGCAGTTTTTACGTAATGAGCTCACGCTTTGAAGGTTTTGGTATGGTTCTTATTGAAGCAATGAGTTGCGGATTACCCTGTGTTTCATTCAATTGTCCAAGTGGACCATCGGAAATTATATCAGATAAAGAAGATGGGTTACTAATCGAAAATGGGAATATTGAAAAATTGGCAAACGGTATATGCTTTCTGATAGAGAATGAGCAGACTCGAATTGATTGGGGACAAAACGCCCGCAAGAACGTTAAACGTTTTCTGCCTGAAAACGTCATGTTAGAATGGAAAAGATATTTTGAATCTAAATAAAATAAACATGAAAGCACTATTTCTTATATTTCATGGTTTCGAAGAATTTAATGGAATCAGCAAAAAAATACGTTATCAGGTACACGCACTAAAAGAATGCGGGGTGGACGTGCAAACATGTTATTTGACAGATGAAAAGAATCATAAATACAGGATGATAGACGATTACGTGTTACGTGATTATGGCAATGGAATAAAGGGGAAAATACTTAAGCGCATCGAATACAATAGTATTATAAAATACGTACTAAACAATAATATTACTTTCATCTACATAAGATATGTGCACAATGCAAATCCGTTTACCATATACCTTATAAAACAATTAAAAAACACAGGAGCAAAAGTTGTTTTAGAGATTCCTACCTACCCTTATGACAGTGAATATATAGGATTGCCATTCTGTTACCAGCGCATTTTATTCATTGATAAGCTATTTCGCCGGCAATTAATCAAATATATAGATAAGGTTGTTACTTTCTCCGAACATGACACAATCTGGGGAAAACCAACAATAAAGATTTCAAACGGAATAGATTTTAGTCAGATAAAGCTCAAAGAAAACAAGAATGATGTATCAAAGGAAATACATCTTATAGGAGTAGCAACAATGCATCCATGGCATGGCTTCGATAGAGCCATTGAAGGCCTTGCCCTATATTACGCTAAAGCTCCCAAAAGGAATGTGTATTTTCACATTGTGGGATACGGAATATCAGAAGCTCTCGATGTATACAAAAGGAATGTCGTAAAGTATCATCTAGAGAATTTCGTTACATTTCATGGAGCCTTATTTGGAACAGAGTTAGATGAAATGTTTGAGAGATCGGATATAGGAATAGGAAGCTTGGCCCGGCATAGAAGTCATATTGACAAAATAAAAACTCTAAAAAACAGAGAATATGCAGCTCGCGGAATACCTTTTATTTACTCCGAAACCGATGATGATTTTGATAAAATGCCGTATGTACTAAAAATTAAAGCCGATGAAAGTCCGGTAAACATAGAAGAACTAATTACTTTCTATTTATCACTAAAAATGACTCCTTCAGAAATTAGAAACTCAATATTGGGACATTTATCATGGAAAGTGCAAATGCAAAAAGTATTAAATCAGACTTTTAATCCATAACAAAATAGTACCATGAAAGATATTAAACAAATAATCAACACACTCAAATATAAGATTAGATATGGAAGCACTGTAGAATGGTATAATCTATGGTATATCATCCTGCAGAAAAAACAAAAAGTAATCCCAATAGTTGCATCTATCGATCAAACAATTGAAAAAATAATTAAAGATCATTGCTCTATTAGCAGATATGGTGATGGAGAGATGTTGCTTACAGAATGTAAATCGATAGGATTTCAGAAAGGGAACCCCATATTAGCCAAACGACTTATTGAAATATTAACAAGTGAAAATGAAAAGCACCTGATAGGCATATCCGACGCATTTACTAATCTCAATAGATATAACAGAAAAGCACGTCGTTTTTGGAGGACTCATTTTTATATTTACGGAAGTTTATGGGATAAATATTTATCTACTAATCATCTGTATTACAATACATTCGTTACTCGTCCCTATATGGATTTTGCCTCAAAAGAATCTTGTAAACAATGGTTTGATAGCTTAAAACAAATTTGGCATGAACGTGATATTGTCTTCATCGAAGGAGAAAAAAGCAGACTCGGAATAGGTAATGATTTGTTCAATAATGCAAAAAGTATTCGTCGCATTTTGTGTCCCTCTCAGGATGCATTCAATAAATATGAATTAATATTAAATGAAGCATTAAAGATCGAAAAAGGAGCACTTTTTCTTATTGCTTTGGGCCCAACGGCCACTGTATTAGCCTATGATTTATTTAAAGCAGGATATCAGGCAATAGATGCCGGGCATGTAGATATAGAATACGAATGGTGGCTAATAAAAGCTAAACGGAAGATAAGACTTCCACATAAATATGTAAACGAAGCGCCTAATGGCAACAATGTCATAAATTTATTAAATGAGGAATATCAAAAGCAAATTATATCTTTAATACTTTAGTTTATGAAAATAATGTATTATTTACCTTCACTTCATACTCCGGGGGGGTTAGAAAGAATTATAACATTCAAAGCTAATTATTTTGCTGAGAACTACAAAGACTACTCTGTTACGATTCTTACATCAGAACAGATGGATAGAAAGCCCTATTACCCTCTATCTTCTTTAATAAAGCATGTTGATTTGCATGTTGCTTTTGATGAACCTATGAGGCAATCGTTACTCATGAAATTACTAACTTATCCGTTTAAATACTATTTATTTAAAAAAAGGTTTAAACTTTTTTTAAATAATAATCCTCAAGATATAGTTATTTCCACTTTAAGAAGAGAATTGAATTTTATTACTGAAATATCGGATAAGAGCATTAAAATAGGAGAATTCCATGTGACAAGAAATTCATATCATGCAAATGCTGCAAAAGGGTCAAACCCCCTAACTATCTTTTTCAAAAAAAGATGGAGCAACAAATTTCTTAATAACTTAAAAAAACTTGATAAGCTGATATTGCTTACACAAGAAGAAGCGAATCTTTGGCCTGAATTGACCAATAAATATGTAATTCACAATTCGCTCCCGTTTTTTCCAGAGCAGGCTTCAGATTGTTCTCATAAGCAAATTATAGCAGTAGGTAGATACACATTCCAAAAAGGATTCGATTTACTTATCAATGCATGGGGAAAAGTCTCGTACAGACATCCCGACTGGATATTACAGATTTACGGAGATGGAGAGAGAGCAGATCTGGAACAATTAATAAAATCTAATAATGTAACAAAATCATGTTTTCTGGAACATACCACACCAGATATTATTGACAAATATTGCCATAGTTCTATTTTTGTTTTAAGTTCACGTTTCGAAGGCCTTCCTATGGTTCTAGCCGAAGCAATGGCTTGCGGGCTGCCACCCGTCTCATTCACATGCCCTTGCGGGCCACGAGATATCATTCATGACAATGAAGACGGACTGCTTGTTGATAACGGGAATATAGAACAACTTGCTGAAAAGATATGTTATCTTATTGAGAATGATACGATACGTAAAGAAATGGGGGGAAAAGCAAGAGAAAACATAAAACGCATCAAAATAGAGAACATATCAAAGCAATGGGATGAGTTATTTAATAGCCTATTAAAACAAAAAGCATGAATTGGTACAACAAATATCTAAAGGTTTATGATAAACCATTAAGTCAGGATTCACAAGAAGTCATTGCCGACGTAGGCTATAAATTGCAATTATTGCAAAGCAAAGAACCTTTAGCAACTGTATCAGTCATAGCTTACAATGAAGAAAAACATTTGTTAGCTTGTTTATGGTCTCTTAGTGAAATGGAATGTAAATATCCGATAGAAATTATTGGGGTAAATAATGACTCTAAAGATTTGACCGAAGATATTTTTAAAGCTCTTAATATGCCATATTACAACGAGTACCAACATAGTTGCGGATACGCTAGACGCTGCGGACTTGAGCATGCAAAAGGCAAATACCATATTAATATTGATGCTGATACCATGTACCCTCCCCATTACATTGAAACGATGATTAATGAATTAGAAAAGCCAGGAATAGTGGCTGTAAGTTCTCTATGGAGCTATATTCAAGATAAAAAACATTCACGTGTTGGACTAAAACTTTATGAACTCTCCAGGGATTTATATTTATTTCTACAATCATTTAAACGTCCGGAACTCAGTGTAAGAGGATTGGTTTTTGCCTATAATACAGAACATGCCAGAAAGGTAGGTATCCGAGTTGATATTATTCGAGGAGAAGACGGGTCTCTCGCTTTAGGATTGAAAAAATATGGAAAGATAGCTTTTATTCAAAGTAAAAAGGCCAGAGCAGTGACAGGATATGGTACAGTAGGAGCTAATTTACTTACTAGTTTTAGCCAGAAATTCGTCAGATCCATTAAAAATATAGGCAGACTATTCAGCCAGAAAGAGAAATACAGAGATAAAAAAGATAATTTAATTAAATGACTGTATCTAAAATGGAAAGAAATAAAGCCATTGATATAGCTAAGGGTATTGGTATTGTTGCAGTAGTATGGGGGCATCTTAACCAATCGTGTCCAATTAAAGACGAAATCTATCTTTTCCACATGCCACTGTTCTTTATGCTTTCAGGGTATCTCTTTAATGATTATAATAAGGGGTTTCCCGAGTTTATAAAAAAGAAATTTAAAGCTTATATCATCCCATACTTATTTTTCTTTATTATTGTCGAGCTATCTTTCATAATTTTGTATACTGCTACAGGAAGAAGTGACCAAATATTTTTAAGTTTAGGTTTCATATTTGAGCCATATGGAGTAGCTAGACCTCTTTGGTTCTTTATTTCTATATTCTGGGTGCAACTCATTTACTATCTTATTTGTAAGTACATAAGTAGCGAAAAGCAGAAGTTAATGGTTTCAAGTGCCTGTATAATAATAGGATATGTTTTATATAAAACCAATGTGCATATACCGTTATTTATTGATTCATCGTTATCAATGGTCTTTTATTTCCATATAGGAAAAATGTTGAATAAAAATAATTTTGTTGAAATCAAAATACCAAAAATAGTATTAATCTTTTTCTTGGGAATAATGTTTTTCTATTTGGCTATTATCCACAACATTATCGTAGATATAAGAATAAACAAGTTAGGGAATGATTTGGCTCTGTCTGTTCTATCCGGAACAAGTGGATCGATGATAATATTGATAGTTAGTAAATACATAAACAAAATAAAATACGCATCAAATATACTGTCTTATTTAGGCCGAAATTTATTAGTTATATTCTCTCTACATATGCTATGTTTTGAAATAGTAAAATATTTATGGACATTTTCTCCATTAGAAAATGCAAAATATTGGGAAGGGTTGAAAATGACTGTATTTGGTATTTTGTTTTCACTTATTATTGCCCTTCCTTTAAAAAAAATAGCCCCATTCGTATTTAAATGATAACATAGTAACATGTCAATATTAATGAAAACTCTCGAAATTATATTTTGGTTCTCTTCATTCATCGTATTCTATACCTATTTGGGTTATGGCATATTGCTCTATCTTCTGGTGAAAATAAAAGAAATCTATTACAAACCCCTAAAAAAGATATTGCCCGATGATAACGAGCTGCCTGAGGTAACACTCTTTATCACAGCTTACAACGAAGAGGTAGTAGTCGATGAAAAGATGCGTAACTCTTTAAAGTTAAATTATCCGCCAGAAAAACTGCACATAGTGTGGACAACGGATGGCAGCAACGATGCCACTAACGAACGACTGAGTGCCTGGCCTCAGGCCACGGTATTCTTCCAGCCCGAAAGACAGGGGAAAATGGCAGCAATGAATCGAGGAATGAGTTTCGTAAAAACATCACTTGTCATATTTACAGATGCTAACACAATGGTAAATGCCGAAGCCATACGCAATATCGTGTTGGCTTTCAGTAATCCTAAAGTAGGTTGCGTGGCGGGTGAAAAGCGAATTGCCGTACAAACAAAGGACAAAGCCTCCGTAGGAGGAGAAGGTTTCTACTGGAAATACGAATCGACTTTAAAAGCACTGGACGCACGTCTATACTCTGCAGTGGGAGCCGCTGGCGAACTCTTTGCCATACGCCGTGAACTATTTAATGAAATAGAAAGAGATACGCTACTGGATGATTTTGTGCTTTCGCTACGTATTGCTATGCAAGGATACAAGATTGATTATTGCAGTGAAGCTTATGCAATCGAGTCGGGCTCAATGAACATGAAAGAAGAAGAAAAAAGGAAAGTACGCATTTCGGCCGGAGGACTGCAAGCTATCTGGAGATTAAAAGCATTACTGAATCCTCTACGCTACGGATTACTGAGCTTTCAATACATTTCTCACAGAGTATTACGCTGGTCCATTACTCCAATTCTATTATTTGCACTAATGCCTTTAAATATGGTGTTACTGGCAAGTGGAATATCTCCTATGTTGTACGGAATCATCTTGATTTTGCAACTACTTTTTTATTTAATGGCGGCAGCAGGCCGAAAATTGTCGTCCAGACAGATAAAAACTAAAATTCTTTTTATTCCATACTACTTCTTCTTTATGAACATTAGTGTGATAAAAGGTATACCTTATCTTTGGAACTACAGAGGTAGCGGAGTATGGGAAAAATCAAAGCGGGTATAACTAAAGGGTTAATCTTTTAACAGTTAATCTTAGATGTATAAATTATTTTTCGTATTTTTGTGGCGTTTATATTTTAGTCAGACTTAAAGTTAAATATGAAAAGAATATTACACGAACCGGCGTATTCCGACAGAATATTGCAATTGACTGCTGACACAATGCTATTGGTCGATGCAGAGGGAATTTGCCGGGATATTACTACGCACAGTGATTTATGGTTTTTACAAGAAGATATACTGATTGGTAAAAACCTATTTGAGATAATGCCCGAACATACATATGAAAAAATATACCCTGAATTCATGCGTGTGCTAAATGAAAAAGAGGTAATTTCTAAAAATTATAAACTGCCACTAAAGAGTGAGACTTTATACTTTAAATGCATAATGTATCCTTTCAATGAAATGGTGCTCTGTCAATATCGGGACATCACCAAACGTTGTAATATTAGATTGGAGTTAGAAAACGCCAATAAAAAACTTAAGGAAATACAAAAAACGGCTCTAATAGGTTTATGGATATACGATATCCAAACCGGCATAGTTACATTTCATGGATATACTAACTTATTATCAACCGAAAAAAAACAGCAAATATCATTTGATGACTACTTGAACTTTGTTGTAGAAGAAGATAGAGAAAATCTAACCGAATGGCTTATAAACAGTGCCACAATAGCAGAGGATGATAGCCTTGAATTCAGAGTACATTATTATGATGGAGAAATTCACTACCTACGAGCTAAAAAATTAGCGATTGCGCTGGGCGAGAATGAAGAAATAACATCCGTTGAAGGATATTCACAAAATATCACCAGTATCAGAAGACAAAGAAATGATATAAATCTTCTTACGCATGCCATAGATAATGCTACAGAAGATATTTTTGCTGTACAAAGAGACGGAACATTGATTTTCGCTAACCAACAGTTTAGAAAGCACCACAAAATTCCTGAACACAAAGAACTTGCTGATATTAATGTAAACGATATGCCATATGGAATAATATCTAAAGAGCAATGGAAGGAAATCTTCTCTCACCAAGAAACAAAGAATAATAAATATTTCGTTTCTGAAAATCCTTTCCCGGACGACAAAAAAATATTAGCCTATGAACACACTGTATACTATGTAACAAGTGACGATAGTAAAAAAACGATTTGGGCGTTAGGGCACGATATTTCAGAGAGAATCAGATATGAAGCGGAAATAAAAAAGTTCAATCTAACGATGGACATAACGATGAAAAATCTCCCGGCAAGCATTGTTGTAAAAGATGTAGAGAATGACTTCAAATATTTATACCGTAACAGAGAAGCAGATAACAGAAGTATTGCTTCAGACAGAGCTGTAGGTAAAAGTGATTTCGATTACTACCCAGATGAAATAGCCCGAAAGAAAAGAGAGGAAGATATTGAGCTTGTCAAAAGCAGAAAAGAAATTCATTGTATCAGAGAAGAAAGAGATAGCGACGGAAAACTCACCGTATTGGACAGGAGAAAGACGATGATTGAAAGCAAAGATTTCTCGCCAATTATCGTTAGCATTGAATGGGATATTACACAATTGGAACTGATGAAACGAGAAGTGTTGGCCTCAAAAGAAAAGGCGGAAGCTTCGGATCGGTTAAAGTCTGCGTTTTTAGCAAATATGAGTCATGAAATACGTACTCCGCTCAATGCTATTGTAGGATTCTCCAGAATTATAGCAGACAGCGATAATATGGAAGAAAGAAAGGAATATTTCAATATCGTAGAAGCTAACAACGAAAGATTATTGCAACTAATTAACGAAATTCTGGATCTCTCTAAGATCGAATCTGGTATGGTGGAGTTTTCACTAACTAATATTAAGTTACACACATTGTGCCGTGAAATATTCGACGCACACGTATTCCGCTGCCCTGAAGGGGTGAAATTTTTAGTAGAAGAATCGGATGTTTCATTGGAAATAACATCCGATAAAAATCGTATTTTCCAAGTTTTCTCCAATCTCATCGGCAACGCTTTTAAATTTGTGAAAGAAGGCTCTATTCGCTATGGGTATAGAAAGGAAGGACAATACGTTGTGTTTTATGTTACCGACACCGGAATAGGCATACCTGAGAATAAAATGAATAATATTTTCGATCGATTCGTAAAAGTAAATAACTTCGATCAAGGAACAGGATTAGGATTATCCATATGTAGAACAATTGTAGAACGCTTGGGAGGAGACATATCGGTTAGCTCGGTAGCCGGACAAGGATCAACTTTTAGCTTTACCCTACCATGTAATTCAGACGAAGAAGTGAAAAAAGAAAAAGAAACAAAAGACACTGAAATTGTAGATCATTTTAAAATGGAAACTGCAATGATAGACAAAAAAGAAGAAAAAGCAACGACTATACTCGTGGCAGAAGATACAGACAGTAATTTTGAATTATTGAATGCTATTTTGGGTAAAACGTATCAATTACTACGTGCCAAAGATGGCATTGAAGCTATTAAAATGTTCGAAGAAACGAATCCGGATCTTATATTAATGGACAT containing:
- a CDS encoding glycosyltransferase family 2 protein; the protein is MKTLEIIFWFSSFIVFYTYLGYGILLYLLVKIKEIYYKPLKKILPDDNELPEVTLFITAYNEEVVVDEKMRNSLKLNYPPEKLHIVWTTDGSNDATNERLSAWPQATVFFQPERQGKMAAMNRGMSFVKTSLVIFTDANTMVNAEAIRNIVLAFSNPKVGCVAGEKRIAVQTKDKASVGGEGFYWKYESTLKALDARLYSAVGAAGELFAIRRELFNEIERDTLLDDFVLSLRIAMQGYKIDYCSEAYAIESGSMNMKEEEKRKVRISAGGLQAIWRLKALLNPLRYGLLSFQYISHRVLRWSITPILLFALMPLNMVLLASGISPMLYGIILILQLLFYLMAAAGRKLSSRQIKTKILFIPYYFFFMNISVIKGIPYLWNYRGSGVWEKSKRV
- a CDS encoding ATP-binding protein, translated to MKRILHEPAYSDRILQLTADTMLLVDAEGICRDITTHSDLWFLQEDILIGKNLFEIMPEHTYEKIYPEFMRVLNEKEVISKNYKLPLKSETLYFKCIMYPFNEMVLCQYRDITKRCNIRLELENANKKLKEIQKTALIGLWIYDIQTGIVTFHGYTNLLSTEKKQQISFDDYLNFVVEEDRENLTEWLINSATIAEDDSLEFRVHYYDGEIHYLRAKKLAIALGENEEITSVEGYSQNITSIRRQRNDINLLTHAIDNATEDIFAVQRDGTLIFANQQFRKHHKIPEHKELADINVNDMPYGIISKEQWKEIFSHQETKNNKYFVSENPFPDDKKILAYEHTVYYVTSDDSKKTIWALGHDISERIRYEAEIKKFNLTMDITMKNLPASIVVKDVENDFKYLYRNREADNRSIASDRAVGKSDFDYYPDEIARKKREEDIELVKSRKEIHCIREERDSDGKLTVLDRRKTMIESKDFSPIIVSIEWDITQLELMKREVLASKEKAEASDRLKSAFLANMSHEIRTPLNAIVGFSRIIADSDNMEERKEYFNIVEANNERLLQLINEILDLSKIESGMVEFSLTNIKLHTLCREIFDAHVFRCPEGVKFLVEESDVSLEITSDKNRIFQVFSNLIGNAFKFVKEGSIRYGYRKEGQYVVFYVTDTGIGIPENKMNNIFDRFVKVNNFDQGTGLGLSICRTIVERLGGDISVSSVAGQGSTFSFTLPCNSDEEVKKEKETKDTEIVDHFKMETAMIDKKEEKATTILVAEDTDSNFELLNAILGKTYQLLRAKDGIEAIKMFEETNPDLILMDIKMPNMDGLSATKIIRGLSLTIPIIALSAYAYADDIKAAKEAGCNEFLTKPLSQVKLKDALKTWLDNR